The following proteins are co-located in the Vigna angularis cultivar LongXiaoDou No.4 chromosome 2, ASM1680809v1, whole genome shotgun sequence genome:
- the LOC108328660 gene encoding trypsin inhibitor A has translation MKSLIASTYFFFSLFLLSIFTSNLPSAAADVVTDRDGDALKNGGTYHILPLFGVRDGGVELAATGNETCPLTVVQSRTSKIFRGLPVIISSPYRIAYINEGLILNLAFASPPSCAPTPPKWTVVKDLSEGQAVKLPGYRSTVNGWFKIEKSSLEYLYKVVFCARSGGTCGEVGISVDDEGMSRLVLTEEEDDGIIVEFMKASSVGV, from the coding sequence ATGAAGAGTTTAATTGCTTCCacctactttttcttttctctcttccttctctctataTTCACCTCAAACCTCCCTTCCGCCGCAGCCGACGTCGTTACCGACAGAGACGGCGATGCACTTAAGAACGGAGGCACTTACCACATCCTCCCCCTGTTCGGAGTAAGGGACGGTGGCGTAGAACTGGCGGCCACCGGAAACGAAACGTGTCCTCTCACGGTGGTTCAATCTCGCACATCTAAAATCTTCAGGGGACTTCCAGTGATAATCTCATCCCCATATCGAATTGCTTACATCAACGAAGGTCTCATTCTGAACTTGGCTTTCGCTTCTCCGCCCTCGTGTGCCCCCACTCCTCCGAAGTGGACCGTTGTTAAGGACCTATCCGAAGGACAAGCCGTGAAACTACCTGGGTACCGCAGCACCGTGAATGGGTGGTTTAAGATTGAAAAATCTTCCCTTGAATACTTGTACAAGGTTGTCTTCTGCGCACGTAGCGGTGGCACGTGTGGGGAAGTTGGGATTAGTGTTGatgatgagggtatgagtcgtTTGGTTCTTACTGAGGAAGAGGATGATGGCATCATTGTTGAGTTTATGAAGGCTAGTTCAGTTGGTGTTTGA
- the LOC108328862 gene encoding copper transporter 6, whose amino-acid sequence MSKMDMSPGGNMPLMPNGTSNMHYYMMQMSFYWGKDATVLFHGWPGNSVGMYILAIIFVLLLAMAIEVLSNQPLIKPGTSPLVGALMQGFVQFFRISFVYMVMLAVMSFNGGIFIAAVIGHTSGFFIAKSRALALVNKEEDKGSSSVRNNV is encoded by the coding sequence ATGAGTAAGATGGATATGTCTCCAGGGGGAAACATGCCTCTAATGCCTAATGGCACAAGCAATATGCACTATTACATGATGCAGATGAGTTTCTACTGGGGCAAAGATGCCACAGTGCTTTTCCATGGTTGGCCTGGTAACAGTGTTGGCATGTACATCTTGGCCATCATATTTGTGCTTTTGTTAGCCATGGCTATTGAGGTTTTATCAAACCAACCACTCATTAAACCAGGGACAAGTCCCCTTGTGGGAGCACTCATGCAAGGTTTTGTTCAGTTTTTTCGCATCAGCTTCGTTTACATGGTGATGCTTGCTGTCATGTCATTCAATGGGGGAATATTCATAGCTGCTGTGATCGGCCACACCTCGGGGTTCTTCATAGCCAAATCTCGTGCTCTTGCTCTCGTCAATAAGGAAGAAGACAAAGGGTCTTCCTCGGTTAGGAACAATGTTTGA
- the LOC108327451 gene encoding transcription factor MYB1 has translation MGGVAWTEEEDHLLKKCIQQYGEGKWHRVPLLAGLNRCRKSCRLRWLNYLRPNIKRGNFADEEVEMIIKLHKLLGNRWSLIAGRLPGRTANDVKNYWNCHLSKRLNAQEAEDKGGSRDVEVMRPQARNIGSSSVKRRSEGVPPREKAVEQESSMSSLTFDADGQNQVVESQEENIYACLDQQGIVNEYSMDFQLEGFEDVMKGEGSSSQWDWGDLLLDMDLYK, from the exons ATGGGTGGTGTTGCGTGGACAGAAGAAGAAGATCACTTGCTCAAGAAATGCATACAACAATATGGAGAAGGAAAGTGGCATCGTGTTCCTTTGCTAGCTG GTTTAAACAGGTGTCGAAAGAGTTGCAGGCTAAGATGGCTCAACTATCTCCGTCCCAACATCAAGAGGGGAAATTTTGCGGACGAAGAAGTGGAGATGATAATCAAACTCCACAAATTATTAGGCAACAG GTGGTCACTGATAGCAGGAAGGCTACCAGGAAGGACTGCTAATGATGTGAAGAACTATTGGAACTGTCATCTGAGCAAAAGACTAAATGCTCAAGAAGCAGAAGATAAAGGTGGAAGCAGAGATGTTGAAGTGATGAGGCCTCAGGCTAGGAATATTGGTTCAAGCTCAGTGAAAAGAAGGAGTGAAGGAGTCCCTCCAAGAGAGAAAGCAGTTGAACAAGAGAGCAGCATGTCCTCACTGACATTTGATGCTGATGGACAGAACCAAGTGGTTGAATCACAGGAAGAAAACATATATGCATGCTTGGACCAACAAGGAATTGTTAATGAATATTCAATGGACTTTCAATTAGAAGGATTTGAAGATGTGATGAAAGGGGAGGGGAGTAGCAGCCAATGGGATTGGGGTGATTTGCTCCTTGACATGGATTTGTATAAGTGa